A single window of Taeniopygia guttata chromosome 1, bTaeGut7.mat, whole genome shotgun sequence DNA harbors:
- the CDADC1 gene encoding cytidine and dCMP deaminase domain-containing protein 1, with amino-acid sequence MHGAEEAAAGPRVKAASTQTDSMAGQMPRLSKVNLFTLLSLWMELFPSAEQQKKSQVKKSGLVVVKNMKIIGLHCSSTDLHAGQIALIKHGSRLKNCDLYFSRKPCSTCLKMIVNAGVNRISYWPADPEISLQNEVSNPTSTEDAKLDAKAVERLKSNSRARVCVLLQPLVCYMVQFIEETSTKFDFIQKIAKSQPDYNTDFYTACRQERIKEYESLFLISNEEIHKQILMTIGLENLCENPYFSNLRQNMKDLVLVLASVAASVPVFGCFGFYRSGSQRTNEADDQCLPQDVARHCMIQARLLAYRTEDHKTGVGAIIWAEEKSRGCDGTGAMYFIGCGYNAFPVGSEYADFPHMDDKQKDREIRKFRYIIHAEQNALTFRCREIKPDERSMIFVTKCPCDECVPLIKGAGIKQIYAGDVDAGKKKADISYMKFGELEGVSKFTWQLSPLQTNALEFHDPIARENGVQKTKSLDDQQHQSKKLCLGHY; translated from the exons ATGCACGGCgcggaggaggcggcggcggggccgcgggtgAAAGCGGCGAGCACGCAGACCGACAGCATGGCCG gTCAAATGCCAAGACTTTCTAAGGTCAATCTTTTTACTTTATTGAGTCTCTGGATGGAACTCTTTCCctcagctgagcagcagaaaaaatcCCAG GTAAAGAAAAGTGGTCTGGTTGTGGTGAAAAATATGAAGATTATCGGTCTTCATTGCTCCAGTACAGACTTGCATGCTGGCCAGATTGCACTCATTAAACATGGATCAAGACTTAAAAACTGTGatctttatttttccagaaaaccATGTTCAACTTGTTTAAAAATGATTGTAAATG CCGGGGTGAACAGGATTTCTTACTGGCCTGCGGATCCTGAGATCAGCTTGCAGAACGAGGTATCCAATCCAACAAGCACTGAAGATGCAAAGCTGGATGCCAAAGCAGTGGAAAGACTGAAGTCAAACAGTCGTGctcgtgtgtgtgtgttgctTCAGCCTTTGGTGTGCTACATGGTGCAGTTTATTGAAGAAACTTCCACCAAGTTTgattttattcagaaaatagCAAAATCACAGCCTGACTATAACACTGACTTTTATACTGCATGTAGGCAAGAGAGAATAAAAGAGTATGAAAGTTTATTTCTAATTTCAAATGAGGAAATACACAAGCAAATATTGATGACAATAGGACTGGAGAACCTCTGTGAAAACCCGTACTTCAGCAACCTGAGACAGAATATGAAAGATCTTGTCTTGGTCTTGGCGTCAGTGGCTGCCAGTGTCCCTGTCTTTGGATGCTTTGGCTTTTACAGGAGTGGATCCCAACGTACAAATGAAGCAGATGATCAGTGTTTGCCCCAGGACGTGGCAAGGCACTGTATGATACAAGCCAGGCTACTTGCCTATCGGACAG AGGATCATAAAACGGGAGTTGGAGCTATTATTTGGGCAGAGGAAAAATCA AGAGGCTGTGATGGAACAGGAGCAATGTATTTTATAGGCTGTGGTTACAATGCCTTTCCTGTTGGATCTGAATATGCTGATTTTCCACACATGGATGATAAACAAAAAGATCGGGAAATCAGAAAGTTCAGATACATTATCCATGCGGAGCAGAATGCCCTGACATTCAG GTGTCGAGAAATAAAGCCAGATGAGAGAAGCATGATATTTGTAACAAAATGTCCATGTGACGAATGTGTCCCTTTAATTAAAGGAGCTGGTATCAAGCAGATCTATGCAGGAGATGTTGAtgctggaaaaaagaaagcagacaTATCCTATATGAAGTTTGGTGAACTTGAGGGTGTAAGCAAATTTACA TGGCAGTTAAGTCCATTGCAGACTAATGCACTTGAATTCCATGACCCTATAGCCAGGGAAA acGGGGTCCAGAAAACAAAATCGCTGGATGACCAGCAGCACCAAAGCAAGAAACTGTGTCTTGGTCATTATTGA